A stretch of the Halomonas sp. CH40 genome encodes the following:
- the nirB gene encoding nitrite reductase large subunit NirB has translation MKKQLLVIGNGMVGQHFIEQFLNAVNRGSWDIRVLGEEPHAAYDRVHLSEYFDRGQAEDLLLADPAFYQGNNVQLLLNEQALSVDPGAKKVTTNKGTYDYDQLVLATGSYPFVPPIEGKDQEHCLVYRTLDDMDAIRASAEGKTRGVVVGGGLLGLEAAHALQKLGLEASVVEFAARLMPVQLDAEAGKLLRQKIEDLGVNVHTEKATQLIRPGDEHRLCMEFSDGSKLETDLIVFSAGIRPQDALGREAGLELGERGGILVDNSCRTSDPSIYAIGECAIWNNQHFGLVAPGYQMARTAAAAINGDSSVTFTGADMSTKLKLLGVDVGSIGDAHESTAGAQTYRYLNEIDGIYYKLVVSGDHKKLLGAILVGDNAPYDTLLQYALNGIDLPEQPEALILPSNAGGPPALGADALPDEANICSCHNVTKGDIREAMNDGIMNLADLKAGTKASTGCGGCAAMLKTVFENELESRGVSVDRSLCEHFSYTRQELFHLIQVEEIRSFDELLAKHGKGGGCEICKPTVASILASCWNEHVHEEPHVSLQDTNDTFMANMQKNGTYSVVPRIPGGEITPEMLIKIGEVGKKYQLYTKITGGQRIDLFGATLDELPLIWEELIAAGFETGHAYGKSLRTVKSCVGNTWCRYGVQDSVSMAIFLENRYKGLRSPHKIKMAVSGCTRECAEAQSKDIGVIATENGWNLFVCGNGGMRPRHADLFATDLSDEQLIATIDRVLMLYVRTGDRLQRTSVWLENMEGGLNYLKEVILEDSLGLGADLEAQMQQVVDTYQCEWKTAIEDPNKRKRFRSYVNADEPRRARIQLVEERGQLIPARDITGEVVA, from the coding sequence ATGAAAAAGCAACTGTTGGTCATTGGTAATGGCATGGTGGGTCAGCATTTCATTGAGCAATTCCTGAATGCTGTAAATAGAGGCAGCTGGGATATTAGAGTCTTGGGGGAAGAACCTCATGCGGCCTATGACCGAGTGCATTTATCAGAATACTTTGACCGAGGGCAGGCTGAAGACCTGCTCTTGGCTGACCCGGCCTTCTATCAGGGTAACAATGTTCAACTGCTCCTGAATGAGCAAGCCCTTAGTGTTGACCCTGGGGCCAAGAAGGTCACCACTAATAAAGGGACATATGATTATGACCAGCTGGTGCTGGCGACTGGTTCTTATCCTTTTGTCCCCCCGATTGAAGGCAAGGATCAAGAACACTGTTTGGTCTATCGCACCCTGGATGACATGGATGCCATCAGAGCGAGTGCAGAAGGGAAAACACGGGGTGTTGTTGTCGGTGGTGGCTTGCTGGGTCTGGAAGCCGCCCACGCCTTACAAAAGCTTGGGTTAGAAGCATCCGTCGTCGAGTTTGCTGCCCGCTTGATGCCAGTACAATTGGATGCTGAAGCTGGAAAACTCCTGCGTCAAAAAATTGAAGATCTTGGTGTCAATGTTCACACAGAAAAAGCGACTCAGCTCATCCGTCCGGGTGATGAACATCGCCTGTGTATGGAATTCAGCGATGGAAGCAAGCTGGAAACCGATCTGATCGTATTTTCAGCGGGTATACGTCCGCAGGATGCTCTGGGCCGTGAAGCGGGTCTTGAGCTGGGTGAAAGGGGCGGGATTCTGGTTGATAATTCCTGTCGAACCAGTGATCCCAGCATCTATGCTATTGGTGAATGTGCCATCTGGAATAATCAGCATTTTGGTTTGGTCGCACCGGGTTATCAAATGGCACGCACTGCGGCGGCGGCTATCAATGGTGACTCTTCGGTGACCTTTACCGGTGCAGATATGTCGACCAAACTGAAGCTTTTGGGTGTGGATGTGGGGTCGATTGGCGATGCCCATGAATCAACAGCTGGTGCCCAAACCTATCGTTATCTAAACGAAATAGATGGCATCTACTATAAACTGGTGGTATCAGGGGATCATAAAAAACTTTTAGGCGCTATTCTCGTGGGTGATAATGCGCCCTATGACACTCTGCTGCAATATGCATTGAATGGGATAGATCTACCAGAGCAACCGGAAGCCTTGATTCTGCCCAGTAATGCCGGTGGTCCTCCTGCTTTGGGGGCCGATGCTCTTCCGGATGAAGCCAACATCTGTTCGTGCCACAATGTCACCAAAGGCGATATTCGTGAAGCCATGAATGATGGCATCATGAACCTTGCTGACCTCAAGGCTGGAACCAAAGCCAGCACAGGCTGCGGTGGCTGTGCCGCCATGCTGAAAACCGTCTTTGAAAATGAGCTGGAAAGTCGAGGCGTCAGTGTGGATCGTTCCCTGTGTGAGCACTTTTCTTACACCCGCCAAGAACTCTTCCATCTGATTCAGGTAGAGGAGATTCGTAGCTTTGATGAACTTCTGGCAAAACATGGCAAGGGCGGTGGCTGCGAAATCTGCAAACCCACGGTTGCTTCAATTCTAGCCAGTTGCTGGAATGAGCATGTGCATGAAGAGCCGCATGTTTCCTTGCAGGATACCAATGATACCTTCATGGCCAATATGCAGAAAAATGGTACCTATTCAGTAGTGCCCAGAATTCCCGGCGGCGAAATCACTCCCGAGATGTTGATTAAGATTGGTGAAGTGGGTAAGAAATATCAGCTCTATACCAAAATCACCGGTGGCCAACGGATCGACCTTTTCGGTGCCACTCTGGATGAACTACCCTTGATCTGGGAAGAGTTGATAGCCGCTGGTTTTGAAACCGGGCATGCCTACGGCAAATCCTTGAGAACGGTTAAATCCTGCGTCGGCAATACTTGGTGCCGCTATGGTGTTCAGGACAGTGTTAGCATGGCGATCTTCCTGGAGAATCGTTATAAGGGTTTGCGCTCGCCGCATAAAATCAAAATGGCGGTTTCAGGGTGCACGCGTGAGTGTGCCGAAGCTCAAAGCAAAGATATCGGTGTCATTGCCACTGAAAACGGCTGGAATCTTTTTGTTTGCGGTAATGGTGGCATGCGTCCACGCCATGCTGACCTATTTGCCACAGACCTGAGTGATGAGCAACTGATAGCCACTATTGATCGGGTATTGATGCTTTACGTGCGCACAGGTGATCGCTTGCAACGGACCTCTGTCTGGCTGGAAAACATGGAAGGTGGCCTCAATTACCTGAAAGAAGTGATTCTGGAAGACAGTTTGGGGTTGGGCGCTGACCTGGAAGCTCAAATGCAACAGGTCGTCGATACCTATCAATGTGAGTGGAAAACAGCCATTGAGGATCCCAACAAGCGCAAACGCTTTCGCAGCTACGTAAATGCCGATGAGCCGCGACGTGCCCGTATTCAGCTGGTGGAAGAAAGAGGCCAACTGATTCCGGCTCGAGATATTACTGGCGAGGTGGTTGCATGA
- the nirD gene encoding nitrite reductase small subunit NirD: MNIAQMNTAQWHPVCHLEDLVANSGIVAWLDTQSAALFWLPDQEPSLYVLAHYDPLAKAEVLAHGLVCESQGEWSVASPLYKQHYRLSDGQCLENAGVKVSTWPVRIINKGIEIYY; this comes from the coding sequence ATGAACATCGCTCAAATGAATACAGCCCAATGGCATCCGGTTTGCCATCTCGAAGATCTGGTCGCCAACTCAGGAATCGTAGCCTGGCTGGATACTCAATCGGCTGCTCTTTTCTGGTTACCGGATCAAGAGCCTTCCCTCTATGTACTCGCCCACTATGACCCTCTTGCCAAAGCTGAAGTGCTGGCACATGGGCTGGTCTGTGAAAGCCAGGGGGAATGGTCGGTTGCGTCTCCCCTCTACAAGCAGCACTATCGGCTAAGTGATGGCCAATGCTTGGAAAATGCAGGCGTCAAGGTTAGCACTTGGCCGGTTCGAATCATTAACAAGGGCATAGAGATTTATTACTAA
- the mgtE gene encoding magnesium transporter, with amino-acid sequence MREDEPYNQTEEQLLQLQQLLDTSDGAGIDDLLADMDVLDIARTLESFPGKTRDLLWEFVPEDVVGEVLAEVDEDIRADYIEPLSADDIGQIVKGLDAQEVAEVLDVADDDIKTSVYASLDEGIRAQVEYLHTYEEDVVGRYMDPETVNVKQGVSLEAVQRYIRIHHLLDDESQQVMVTDKDKRLLGTLTLIDLIKQPQDAVIDDYMDEPFTLNDQMRVSEAASILRSKELAFVPVCNKEGILVGQLNVADVLEITQDDADMTLKHMSGVSDEEEVFTPIMRSAKSRGIWLGINLLTAFLAAAVIGQFTEVLDQIVALAILMPVVASMGGIAGSQTLTVVIRGLALGQLAGNNKRWLYNKEMWVGMINGLIWALVVGAISQLWFDNPMVTLVITLAIFINMSVSNLAGVLIPLVLKRLKIDPALSGAVILTTVTDVVGFLSFLGLATLIILN; translated from the coding sequence ATGCGTGAAGACGAGCCGTATAACCAGACAGAAGAGCAGCTCCTGCAGCTTCAGCAGCTGCTGGATACCTCGGATGGGGCTGGCATAGATGACCTGCTGGCGGATATGGACGTGCTGGACATTGCGCGCACCCTTGAGTCCTTTCCGGGCAAGACACGCGACCTGCTCTGGGAGTTTGTTCCCGAAGACGTGGTCGGCGAAGTGCTGGCCGAAGTGGATGAAGATATTCGCGCTGATTACATCGAGCCTTTATCCGCTGACGACATCGGCCAGATTGTCAAAGGCCTGGATGCCCAGGAAGTTGCTGAGGTACTTGATGTTGCAGACGACGACATCAAGACCAGCGTCTATGCCAGCCTGGATGAAGGCATTCGCGCCCAGGTTGAGTACCTGCATACCTATGAAGAAGATGTGGTCGGGCGTTACATGGATCCCGAAACGGTCAACGTCAAGCAAGGCGTGTCGCTTGAGGCCGTGCAACGCTATATCCGCATCCATCACCTGCTTGATGATGAATCCCAGCAGGTCATGGTGACTGACAAGGACAAACGTTTACTCGGCACCCTGACCCTGATTGACCTGATCAAACAGCCGCAGGATGCCGTGATTGATGACTATATGGACGAGCCTTTCACCTTGAACGACCAGATGAGAGTGAGTGAAGCGGCCTCGATATTACGTTCCAAAGAGCTGGCCTTTGTGCCTGTCTGCAATAAGGAAGGCATTCTCGTCGGCCAGCTGAACGTGGCTGATGTGCTGGAAATTACTCAGGACGATGCGGATATGACCTTAAAGCATATGTCCGGCGTCAGCGATGAGGAAGAAGTTTTCACCCCCATCATGCGCAGTGCCAAAAGCCGTGGTATCTGGCTGGGCATCAACCTGCTGACGGCTTTTCTGGCAGCGGCAGTGATTGGCCAGTTTACCGAGGTACTGGATCAGATTGTCGCATTGGCCATTCTTATGCCGGTGGTGGCCAGTATGGGCGGCATTGCGGGTAGTCAGACGCTGACGGTGGTGATCCGCGGTCTGGCACTTGGCCAGCTGGCAGGCAACAACAAGCGTTGGCTATACAACAAGGAAATGTGGGTAGGCATGATTAATGGCCTGATATGGGCACTCGTCGTCGGCGCTATTTCCCAGCTCTGGTTTGATAATCCCATGGTTACCCTGGTTATCACCCTGGCCATTTTTATCAATATGAGCGTATCCAACCTGGCCGGCGTCTTGATTCCCCTGGTGTTGAAGCGTTTAAAAATCGACCCTGCTTTATCCGGCGCGGTGATATTGACCACTGTGACCGATGTCGTTGGCTTTCTGTCCTTTCTGGGCCTGGCAACGCTGATCATCCTGAATTGA
- a CDS encoding transposase has protein sequence MKQTKTLKVRVKDKHVDQLNRMARRVNFVWNYLNELSSRAIRERGLFLSAYDMHPYTRGAGKDLGLHSQTLQEVAREYTTRRKQFKKSRLAWRKSGGVRRSLGWIPVNTGAAKWKNGQVFHNGTYFKVWDSYGLSHYKFRSGSFNEDARGRWYFNVVVEVDIPPNKAQGEVGIDLGLKDTATCSDGQKLEAGRFYRGLEAKLAAAQRAGNKRRVKTIHAKIKNRRKDANHKFSRKLTRQYGTIVVGNVSASKLAKTHMAKSVLDAGWHQLKTMLEYKCDHAGTVFKEVNEAYTTQTCSNCGALPKERPKGIAGLGIRDWICSECGASHDRDVNAARNILRLGAGRCPQAVGIPRL, from the coding sequence ATGAAACAGACCAAGACCCTCAAGGTTCGAGTCAAAGACAAGCACGTCGACCAACTCAATCGTATGGCACGCCGCGTGAACTTTGTCTGGAACTACCTTAACGAACTGAGTTCACGAGCGATTCGTGAGCGAGGTCTGTTTCTATCAGCCTACGATATGCACCCCTACACCAGAGGTGCAGGTAAGGACCTGGGTCTGCACAGTCAAACGTTGCAGGAAGTCGCCCGTGAATACACAACACGCCGCAAACAGTTCAAGAAGTCGCGGTTGGCGTGGCGCAAGTCCGGCGGTGTTCGTCGCTCACTCGGCTGGATTCCAGTGAATACCGGCGCGGCGAAGTGGAAAAACGGTCAGGTGTTCCACAATGGCACCTACTTCAAGGTCTGGGATAGCTACGGCCTTAGCCACTACAAATTCCGTTCAGGCAGTTTCAATGAAGATGCCCGTGGCCGCTGGTACTTTAATGTCGTGGTTGAGGTGGATATTCCGCCTAATAAGGCCCAGGGCGAGGTTGGCATTGATCTTGGCCTTAAAGATACCGCGACATGCAGCGACGGCCAAAAGCTGGAGGCAGGACGCTTCTATCGCGGCTTGGAAGCCAAACTGGCAGCCGCCCAGAGAGCGGGGAACAAGCGGCGTGTGAAAACGATCCATGCCAAGATCAAGAATCGTCGCAAGGATGCCAACCACAAGTTCAGCCGCAAATTGACCCGCCAGTACGGCACTATCGTCGTAGGTAATGTCAGCGCCTCAAAGTTGGCAAAAACCCATATGGCCAAGTCAGTGCTGGACGCTGGCTGGCATCAGTTGAAGACGATGCTGGAATACAAATGCGATCACGCAGGCACCGTCTTCAAAGAAGTCAATGAAGCCTACACCACCCAGACCTGCTCGAATTGTGGCGCACTGCCCAAGGAAAGGCCGAAAGGTATCGCAGGTCTTGGAATAAGAGACTGGATATGCAGCGAGTGTGGTGCCTCGCATGACCGGGATGTGAATGCAGCCCGAAATATCCTGCGTCTCGGGGCAGGACGTTGCCCTCAAGCCGTTGGAATCCCCCGACTTTAG
- the tnpA gene encoding IS200/IS605 family transposase has protein sequence MNTKQELRTGRHCVFMIHAHLVFVTKFRGRIFNAEHLDSLEALFRRVCADFETALVEFNGETDHVHLLVNYPPKMALSKLVNSLKGVSSRRMKLLHPELAKSAYLKNALWSPSYFAGSVGGAPISVVRQYIEEQNRPNKSP, from the coding sequence ATGAACACTAAACAAGAATTACGCACGGGCAGGCACTGCGTTTTTATGATTCACGCCCACTTGGTCTTTGTGACAAAATTCCGTGGCAGAATCTTTAACGCTGAACACCTCGATTCCCTCGAAGCGCTTTTTCGGCGGGTATGCGCTGACTTCGAAACAGCGTTGGTGGAATTTAATGGCGAGACGGATCACGTTCACCTGCTGGTGAACTACCCGCCAAAAATGGCGCTATCCAAGCTGGTGAACAGCCTGAAAGGCGTATCAAGCAGGCGTATGAAGCTATTGCACCCTGAGCTGGCGAAATCGGCATACCTGAAAAACGCCCTATGGAGCCCCAGTTACTTTGCAGGAAGTGTCGGTGGGGCGCCTATATCAGTAGTCCGTCAATACATTGAGGAACAAAACCGCCCCAATAAGTCGCCCTAA
- a CDS encoding Crp/Fnr family transcriptional regulator, with protein sequence MDTSSFPPTNQLLDRLPDKDRQRFLADCETVEMTFAQILVEPEDAFSHAFFPLGCAVSLIVRLESGGRLAVSMVGHEGMLGIPLMLDEQKSTLQVLVQEAGLALQIPAATFQKHLAGSPALEKLMKHYLNVIMIQTLQSAACINFHVLEARMARWLLMAHDKTCGRPLHLTHEGLSMMLGVRRASVTRAALGLQARGLITYQRGLVRVQDRAGLEEASCCCYAADCKSYGQILEQNA encoded by the coding sequence CCGACCAACCAACTGCTCGATAGACTGCCTGACAAAGACAGGCAGCGTTTTCTCGCTGACTGTGAGACCGTCGAAATGACCTTTGCTCAGATACTGGTCGAGCCAGAGGACGCCTTTTCGCATGCATTTTTCCCTCTCGGATGTGCTGTTTCCCTGATTGTGAGGCTGGAAAGTGGCGGTCGACTGGCCGTATCCATGGTTGGTCATGAAGGCATGCTAGGGATCCCTTTAATGCTGGACGAACAGAAAAGCACATTGCAGGTGCTTGTCCAGGAAGCGGGGCTGGCGTTGCAAATACCGGCGGCTACTTTTCAAAAGCATCTGGCTGGCAGTCCTGCCCTTGAGAAACTGATGAAGCACTATCTCAACGTTATTATGATTCAGACACTCCAGTCTGCAGCCTGCATCAATTTTCATGTATTAGAAGCGCGCATGGCGCGCTGGTTGTTAATGGCCCACGACAAAACCTGCGGAAGGCCATTACATCTCACTCACGAGGGGCTCTCCATGATGCTGGGCGTACGTCGTGCCAGTGTCACCAGGGCTGCGCTGGGGCTTCAGGCGCGTGGCCTAATCACTTATCAACGCGGTCTGGTCAGGGTGCAGGATCGTGCTGGTCTCGAAGAGGCTTCCTGCTGTTGTTATGCCGCCGATTGCAAGAGCTATGGCCAAATACTGGAGCAAAACGCCTGA